Part of the bacterium genome, GACGGGTATACGGTTTCCGATCATTTGCAGGCAATCATGGATCATGTCCCAGGCCGTTTAATTGATTATGTTATTGTAAATAACGGGGAAATAGGAGAGGAATTTTTGCAAAGTTACAAGGCGGAAAAATCTTACCCTGTAAAATTGGACAGAAAGAAGACAGAAAAAATGGGAATAAAAATAATAGAAGACGATTTATTGGCCATAGAAAAGGGGGCATCAATTGCAGGAGATTTAATAAGGCATGATCCAAATAAAATAGCATATTTGATTCTTCGCCTTATAATGGGCACAAAATATATTCATAAAACATAATAAATACCGCCATGGAACAAGAAAAGGAATTTGAAATAAAAAATAAATTAGGATTACATGCAAGGCCTGCCTCGCTTCTGGTCAAGATGATCAAACAGCACAGGTCACAGGTTTTTATTGAAAAAAACGGCGAGGTTATTGACGGCAGGAGTATTCTCAGCCTCCTTGCCCTGGCCGGGGAACCGGGAAGCGCGTTAAAATTTAA contains:
- a CDS encoding HPr family phosphocarrier protein — protein: MEQEKEFEIKNKLGLHARPASLLVKMIKQHRSQVFIEKNGEVIDGRSILSLLALAGEPGSALKFKISGEDAPELMRKIEVFFKNRFNEE